The stretch of DNA TCGATTTGGTAATGTGAACCTCGCTGCCGAGCAGCTCCCGGAGTTTGGGCGCCAGTTCGTCCAGGAAGGCGGGATCGTCGATAATCAGCAGTTTGGGTGTCTTAATCCCGGCCAGCTTTTCCGAGTCCGGTTCAATGTAATATTGGGTCCTGTTCGCCGCCGCATAATCGATCAGCTTCTGGTTCTCCTCGCGGGAATACAGCTTATCGTCGACATAGGTTTGCAGATGCAGGTTGTGCTCTATGCAGTAATCAAAAACTTTATGAACCGCGTCCTGAGGCACAAAGCGCTCGTACAGCACTTTTTCGTCCATCAGATTCTTCACCAGGGAGCCCTGATAGGTAATGATCGGCACATTAAGTCCGGTCTGGCGGGCAATGGCCTGGGCGGATGCGTAGGCGCGTCCGGTGGCGAGCGTGACAACCACACCTGCGGCTATAGCCGCTTCCAGCGCCGCCTGCGTAGCGGGGGTTACTTCCTTGTCGTCATTGATCAGCGTGTCGTCAATGTCGATGGCAATCAGCTTGTACATTCGGTTTCTCTCCTTATATAAATCTGCTGCTTGGAAAATGGATAACTGACTAAATTGTATCCTAAAAATAAGGGGAGAACAATCGCGGGAGATGCCCCAGTCCTACTTCTTTTCACGTGAATAGCTGTGGCGGACTGGACAAAAGGAAGAAGGCTTGGTATACTTCGATAACCGCACGTGTGTTCGTGTTTGTGAGAAACGATGCTGTCCCGACGGCGCAGCCGTTTCTTCTTAGCATCTTAGAAAGGGGCGTTTGTAAAGCGATGATGGGCAAATCCCACCTGGTGATCAGCACCGGGATCACATTGTCGGCTATGCAGCTGGCCGGCTGTCATATCACGATTCCCGCCGTCGCCGTAGCGGTGCTCAGCTCGCTGCTTCCCGACATCGACGAACCGAATTCGCTGCTCGTACGCAAGGCGGTTCCCGCCTTTTTGCTGCGTACGCTGCAGTTAACGTTGATCGCCGCCGCCGTCTTTCTATATTTTGCGGATATTACGCCTTATCCCTGGAATATCGTAATGGCGCTGCTCATTGGCAGCGTGGCGTTTCTGCCGGGGCGAAGGCTGCGCAAGCTCATTATGCTGCTGATCGCGACCTTGCTGATGGCGTTCGGAAGCGCTTATGATCCGTGGAATGCGATCGCCGGCTGTATTCTGGTCATTGCCGCGGTCGTTCCCCACCGGGGCCTGACCCATACGCTGTACGGCGTGGCCGGGTGGACGGCGCTGCTGTATATGGCCGGGAAGGGAATGGATGGCGGAGAGCTGCTGTGGGTGGCCGGAGGGCTGTCCTACGGGCTGCATCTTCTGGCTGACGCGCTTACCCAGCGGGGAATTACTCCGCTGCCGCCCCTGCCCTTCAAGCTTCGCCTGAAGCTGATGAGCACCGGCACGAAGAAGGGCGGGGCCGTTGAAGGAATTTGTGTGACGCTGACGCTGCTGTTGGTCGTGTATACCTTTGTTGTTGGCCGTTAGCAGCGAGCTATAGACAGTAGAGGTTCCCCAAGTTCGCATAGCGCATGGACTGATACGCGGAGAGCTTGTCGTCATTCGGATTCATCGAATCTCGAAGCTCTCCGCGCTTTTTTTGTCAAAATATTTGACTTTCTCTTCAGGAGAACAAATAATTTATCTCAGCTTGAGTTGATCAATGAATGTTATGATTGAATGTGATAAATGAATACAATCAATGAACTATAGAATCGTTTGGTTGCGGTTTTTGTCCTATGAAAGCGGTGTTACATTTTGCAAGCGCAGCCAAAAGATAAGGGGGATGGGAGTGCGAAACGGTATAGCGGGATGGTTCGGGAGACTGCAGATTCGGAGAAAGATCGTCCTTATATTTTTGCCGCTAATCATCTTTCCGCTGCTGGCGCTTGGTCTGCTGTCCGGCGAAATGTTCAGCCGCTCGGTGATTGAGAAGACAAAGAACAACGTCAGGGACGAGTCCCGGCTTATTCTCTCGCAGATGGATTCTATCGTGAAAAATACGGAGAGCAGCGCCAATATCATGACGACCGACATCAACCGTCTGTATGATGAACGCTCGGCTTCGCCCGAGGCGATCGAAGAGGAAAGGTTCAGCAGTCTGATGGAGAGCCGTCTTTCGATTGACCTTGTGCTGTTTCCCGATGCGGACTCGGCCGTATTCGTCGATGCAACCGGAAGAGTGTACTCGTCCTACCCTCCCCAAGAGAGTCGGGATAGGAAGGTATTGTACAGCGGCCTGCCGGAAAAAGTTAAATTGATGGGCAGCTACGGCGTCAACCGTTGGCTGCCGGTGGAACGGCGGGATTATATTGTCAGCGACCCCGCTGTTCCGGTGCTGACGCTGGGCAAGATCGTATTCGACCTGGATTCCGGTAACCAGTTGGGTACGCTGTTTGTCAATGTCAGGGAGACGACCTTTGCTTCGATTCTGCAGGTCATGGGCGAGAACTTATCTTCCAAGCAGTATTATATTGTGGACGGCGCTGGCAGAATCGTTGCGTCGCCGAATGAACAGCTGCTGCTGACGCCATTCGCAGCTAACATAACTCCGGGTCTTCTGGAGCGTGAAACCCCGGTTTCCGACATTGTCGGCTCAGGAGAAGGGAGCAAACTGGCAACGGTTACCGCATATGACAGGTTGAACTGGAAGCTGGTGAACATTGTTTCGCTGCAAACGCTTAACGGCGATATCCACCGGAACTTTGCTCTGACTTTCGCATTCGGCGCCTTATGCCTGCTGCTGTCGCTGCTGCTCGCGGGGAAGCTGTCCCACATCATTGTGAACCCCTTGCTCCAGGTAACAAAGGCGATGCGGAAGGTGAAGGAAGGCGACCTGAATGTCACATCGCCGGTGACGACGGAAGACGAAACCGGTCTGATCGCCTCAGTCTTTAATTCAATGGTGCAGCAGATTAAGGAACTGCTTAATGCCATAACCGAAGAACAGGGCCGTAAGCGGGAGTATGAGCTGGCCTTGATTCACGCGCAGATCAAGCCCCATTTTTTATATAATACGCTGGATACGATTTATGTTCTTAACGATTTGGGGCTGAATGAGGAAGCCCGGGACACGACGAAGGCATTGGCCGACTTCTACCGGGTGGTGCTGAGCAAGGGGAGTGAATTGATTCCGCTTGCCGGCGAAATCGGCAATGTCCGGGATTACCTGAACATTATGCAGGTCCGCAATCCCGACGTGCTGCGCTATGAAATCGATATTCCGCAGGAACTGGAGAACGTGCCTGTTCCCAAGCTGTCACTTCAGCCGCTGGTGGAAAATGCCATTTACCATGGTCTGAAAACGAAAGGAAGCCAGGGATTGATTGTCATCCGGGCAAGGAGAGAAGGCGGCGATGCGGCGATTGCTGTTGAAGATAACGGAGTCGGGATGTCGCCTGAACAGGTGCTGCGGGTTACGCAGTTTACCTCCCGAAACGGCAGGCCCGCATCAATCGGCATATACAGTGTGCACGAGCGTATCAAGCTCTATTTCGGCGAGCCGTACGGACTGACGGTGCGCAGCAAGCCGGGAGAAGGGACGGTAATGGAAATGAAGGTACCCGGGAAGGATGGAAAGGAGGGGAAGGATGGCAATGTATAAGGTGATGATAGCCGACGATGAGCCGCTGTTCCGTTATTACATGCGCAGCAAGCTAAACTGGAGCGCACACGGCTTTACAATCTGCTGCGAAGCCGCCAACGGTCGGGAAGCGCTGGAGGAGGCGAAACGGAACGTGCCCGATCTGGCGCTGATCGACATCAGCATGCCTTATATGGACGGTCTGGAGCTGGCCGAGAAGCTGCAGGTGAATGTGCCCGGATTGCTAATCGTTTTCGTAACCGGCCATAACGAATTTGAATATGCACAGAAGGCGGTCCGGCTGGGCGTCCACGATTATCTGCTCAAGCCGTTCGATCAGCGGGAGTTCGCCGCCATGATGGAAAAAGTAAAAGCAACCCTGCGCCTTCGAGAGGAAGCCGCCCTTCTGAAGCGCGAAGCCGGCGGGAATGAGGGGCCTTGGCGAACCATTGTGGAGCAGGCGGCGCAGAAGGCCCGGGCGCTCTTCAATGAAGTCTCCCCACCTACCGGACAAGGGACAAACCCCATTCGGCATGAGCTTCATCCGGGAACCCATGAAACGCTGCTGATGGCGCTGAAGATGCGCGATCATGAGGCCGCAATGGACGAAATCGGCCAGACAATCGCTCTGTTCCGGCTCCGGGGTGCCGGGGACCGGTTTGCTTTTACCGTTCTGATGGGCTATGTCTCGCTGTGTCTGTCCTACGCCGGCGAAATAGGAATGAGCCCGGAGAGCCTGTGGAAGCCGGCGGCTTCACCGGAGCAGCGTCTTCGGGAAATGGCCTCCTGGGAGGAGGCTGAGGACTGGATTGTCGGAATGTACCAGAAGGTCATCGAGTACAGGCCGGACGGGCGTCCGTCTAAATCGTATAATTTATTTCTGGCCGCCAAAGATTATATTCACAGGCACTACTCCGATCCGGAGCTGACGGTGGATCAGGTTGCAAGCGGCATGTATGTTGATTCCAGCTATTTGCGCAAGGTGTTCCGCAAGGAAGGGGCCATTGCCGTCCTTGATTACATCACCTATATACGGATGAAGCAGGCCAAAGAGCTGTTGGCCGAAGGCAACGTTAAGCTGGCGGAAATCGCTGAAAGGGTGGGCTACGCCGATCCGAATTATTTCAGCAAAAGCTTTAAAAAGCATTACGGCATGCCGCCATCGGAGTTCGAGCAGCGGGAAATCCGCATTCGGCAGACCGGGAAATAGGGAGCTAAAGGCGATCATGGAGCGGTCCGGACAGGATCGCTTTTTCCGATTTTGGCCGGAATATCCTATTTTTGCCGGAACAACCCATCCAATGCTCCGAAGCGCTCCGGACATTCAGTGGCCCGCTTTGTCCCGGATATTACCGATTATGCCCGGTTTAACCCTTATCGGTAATGGCGGGCTTCACTATAATAAGAGACATCAACCAACTGGAAGCGCTAACAAAAAGCGGTTTCAGAAAGAGGATGAATTTTGATAAGAAGAAAAGAAAGGGGATTCAATATGAAACGGAAATATATGAAAGCGCTTAGTGTGCTTGCTGCTCTGTCCCTGACCATCTCGCTGACGGCTTGCGGAGGGAATAATTCGGACAATTCAGCCTCCTCCGGAAACAGCGGCGCCGCGAACGACGGAACGAAGAAAATTCAAATCAAGGTGTATGCGCAGCATTTTGACGAAGATACCGCCAAGCCTTTCGACTATGCGGTGGAAGAGCTGAAGAAAGAAATGCCGAATGTGGAAATTGTGCTGGATGAAGCGGTGCAGGACGGATATCAGAAATTGAAAACGTATGCTGCAACCGGTAACATGCCGGATATTTACGAGACGGACTGGATAACGCTCCAAACCTTTGCCAAGTCCAAGAACGTGGAGCTGCTCGACAGTTATCCGGAAACCGCCGATTTCAAATCCAAGCTGAATACGGGTCTGGAATCCCGGCTGACCGCTCCGGACGGACATGTTTACGCTTTCCCTTATACGGGAATTGAGTTCCAGCTTATTTACTACAACAAGGATATTTTCCAAAAGGCCGGCATTCAGACGCCAATCAAAACGGTCGATCAGTTGGCCGACGCCGCCAAGAAGCTCTCAGCCGCGGGCTACACGCCAATGGCTATATTCGCCAAGGAAAAATGGATTACAACCGCCTTCTACGCCGGATTGGTAACCCGGGAAGACGCAAAGGGCTTCGGCGATCTGGAAGCGGGTAAACCAACCGCACTGCCTACGGCGTTTGTAACGGCAGCCGAGCAAATGAAGAAGCTTCAGGAAGCAGGCCTGTTCGACGCCAACGCCACCAACACCAACTATGACCAGGCTTCGTCCCAATTCTATTCGGGTAAAGCGGCCATGTTCATCAACGGACAATGGGAGATCTACAGCAGCACAGAGAAACTGGGCGACAAGGTGGACTGGATGTACACGCCGGCCAAGGATGAAGCGACATACGAGAGCAGCAAAGGCTTTATCAACGGTGCGGGCTCTCCCGGCGGATTCTCGGTTTCCCCAAGCAGCAAGAACAAGGAGACCGCCGTTAAAGTGGCAAGTTTCCTTGCGCAAAAATACAGCGAATACAAATATACCGTACTGGGCAGCCCGATCGTATCCGTCAAAGTGGATAAGCCAATGACCGGCGAAGTGCCTCCTATGATGAAGCGGATTGCGGATGAGGTTCTGCCGAATGTGAAGAGCTACGCGACAGCGGTTAACAATGTGCAGATCAAAAATGCGATTGATGATAATACCCAGAACATACTGGTTAGCGGTTTTACGGTGAAGAAATTTACAGATAATGTTAACCGCATTCTGGCCAAGGAGAATAAGTAACAGGGTTCTAGAAAAGTCTGTGCGGAGCAGCCTCTTAGTTTCCCTGGGGGAACGGGGCTGCTTTCGTAAGAAAAAGGAGTGGAATCATACTGCATGAACAGATATTTAAGCAATAAAAAAGCGATTGCGCTGTTTTTGCTTCCGGCCCTGCTTATCTATAGTGTCGTCATTATTTATCCGGTGCTTCAGACCGTATATCGAAGCTTCTTTAACTGGGACGGGCTGAGCACGGCAACGTGGAACGGGATTTCCAATTATCGGGATCTTCTGGAAGACCCTCTGCTTATTACTTCTCTGCGCAACGGCCTTATCTTCGCGCTTGTGCTTGCGGTGTTTCAGATTG from Paenibacillus sophorae encodes:
- a CDS encoding Cof-type HAD-IIB family hydrolase, whose protein sequence is MYKLIAIDIDDTLINDDKEVTPATQAALEAAIAAGVVVTLATGRAYASAQAIARQTGLNVPIITYQGSLVKNLMDEKVLYERFVPQDAVHKVFDYCIEHNLHLQTYVDDKLYSREENQKLIDYAAANRTQYYIEPDSEKLAGIKTPKLLIIDDPAFLDELAPKLRELLGSEVHITKSKPHYLEITHKEGTKGLALEFLADYFGCKVSETIAVGDSWNDHEMLETAGLGVAMGNAIPALKEIANYVTASNNEDGVKQVIDKFILQK
- a CDS encoding metal-dependent hydrolase gives rise to the protein MMGKSHLVISTGITLSAMQLAGCHITIPAVAVAVLSSLLPDIDEPNSLLVRKAVPAFLLRTLQLTLIAAAVFLYFADITPYPWNIVMALLIGSVAFLPGRRLRKLIMLLIATLLMAFGSAYDPWNAIAGCILVIAAVVPHRGLTHTLYGVAGWTALLYMAGKGMDGGELLWVAGGLSYGLHLLADALTQRGITPLPPLPFKLRLKLMSTGTKKGGAVEGICVTLTLLLVVYTFVVGR
- a CDS encoding cache domain-containing sensor histidine kinase encodes the protein MRNGIAGWFGRLQIRRKIVLIFLPLIIFPLLALGLLSGEMFSRSVIEKTKNNVRDESRLILSQMDSIVKNTESSANIMTTDINRLYDERSASPEAIEEERFSSLMESRLSIDLVLFPDADSAVFVDATGRVYSSYPPQESRDRKVLYSGLPEKVKLMGSYGVNRWLPVERRDYIVSDPAVPVLTLGKIVFDLDSGNQLGTLFVNVRETTFASILQVMGENLSSKQYYIVDGAGRIVASPNEQLLLTPFAANITPGLLERETPVSDIVGSGEGSKLATVTAYDRLNWKLVNIVSLQTLNGDIHRNFALTFAFGALCLLLSLLLAGKLSHIIVNPLLQVTKAMRKVKEGDLNVTSPVTTEDETGLIASVFNSMVQQIKELLNAITEEQGRKREYELALIHAQIKPHFLYNTLDTIYVLNDLGLNEEARDTTKALADFYRVVLSKGSELIPLAGEIGNVRDYLNIMQVRNPDVLRYEIDIPQELENVPVPKLSLQPLVENAIYHGLKTKGSQGLIVIRARREGGDAAIAVEDNGVGMSPEQVLRVTQFTSRNGRPASIGIYSVHERIKLYFGEPYGLTVRSKPGEGTVMEMKVPGKDGKEGKDGNV
- a CDS encoding response regulator transcription factor is translated as MAMYKVMIADDEPLFRYYMRSKLNWSAHGFTICCEAANGREALEEAKRNVPDLALIDISMPYMDGLELAEKLQVNVPGLLIVFVTGHNEFEYAQKAVRLGVHDYLLKPFDQREFAAMMEKVKATLRLREEAALLKREAGGNEGPWRTIVEQAAQKARALFNEVSPPTGQGTNPIRHELHPGTHETLLMALKMRDHEAAMDEIGQTIALFRLRGAGDRFAFTVLMGYVSLCLSYAGEIGMSPESLWKPAASPEQRLREMASWEEAEDWIVGMYQKVIEYRPDGRPSKSYNLFLAAKDYIHRHYSDPELTVDQVASGMYVDSSYLRKVFRKEGAIAVLDYITYIRMKQAKELLAEGNVKLAEIAERVGYADPNYFSKSFKKHYGMPPSEFEQREIRIRQTGK
- a CDS encoding ABC transporter substrate-binding protein; the protein is MKRKYMKALSVLAALSLTISLTACGGNNSDNSASSGNSGAANDGTKKIQIKVYAQHFDEDTAKPFDYAVEELKKEMPNVEIVLDEAVQDGYQKLKTYAATGNMPDIYETDWITLQTFAKSKNVELLDSYPETADFKSKLNTGLESRLTAPDGHVYAFPYTGIEFQLIYYNKDIFQKAGIQTPIKTVDQLADAAKKLSAAGYTPMAIFAKEKWITTAFYAGLVTREDAKGFGDLEAGKPTALPTAFVTAAEQMKKLQEAGLFDANATNTNYDQASSQFYSGKAAMFINGQWEIYSSTEKLGDKVDWMYTPAKDEATYESSKGFINGAGSPGGFSVSPSSKNKETAVKVASFLAQKYSEYKYTVLGSPIVSVKVDKPMTGEVPPMMKRIADEVLPNVKSYATAVNNVQIKNAIDDNTQNILVSGFTVKKFTDNVNRILAKENK